The following coding sequences lie in one Klebsiella huaxiensis genomic window:
- the fecE gene encoding Fe(3+) dicitrate ABC transporter ATP-binding protein FecE, which translates to MELRTENLTAGYDGKRIINCLNLTLPGGKITALLGPNGCGKSTLLKCFSRLLTPDAGEIWLGNQTLNGISTRQLARRLALLPQQQASPEGITVRELVSYGRSPWLPLWGRLSMQDRQIVEGALERTGVTSLAEQPLSALSGGQRQRAFLALLLAQDTPLVLLDEPTTWLDINHQVELMKLMRELQLMGKTVVTVLHDLNQASRYCDHLVVLKNGNVQAEGSPEAVLTPQMLREVFHLEAEIHPEPVSLRPMCVVK; encoded by the coding sequence ATGGAACTGCGAACGGAAAACCTGACCGCTGGCTATGATGGCAAGCGCATTATTAACTGTCTCAACCTAACGTTACCGGGCGGGAAAATCACCGCACTACTGGGGCCAAACGGCTGCGGTAAATCCACTCTACTGAAGTGCTTTTCTCGCCTTCTGACACCCGACGCTGGGGAGATTTGGCTTGGTAATCAGACCTTAAATGGTATCTCTACTCGTCAACTGGCGCGGCGTCTGGCGCTGCTGCCACAGCAGCAAGCAAGCCCCGAGGGCATAACAGTACGCGAGCTGGTCAGCTATGGTCGCAGCCCGTGGCTGCCGCTATGGGGGCGACTCTCGATGCAGGATCGGCAGATCGTGGAAGGCGCGCTGGAACGAACCGGCGTCACATCGCTGGCCGAACAGCCGCTAAGCGCGCTTTCCGGTGGCCAGCGGCAGCGGGCTTTTCTGGCGCTGCTGCTGGCGCAGGATACGCCGCTGGTGCTGCTCGATGAGCCAACAACCTGGCTGGATATTAATCACCAGGTGGAGTTAATGAAGCTAATGCGCGAGCTACAGCTAATGGGAAAAACCGTGGTCACCGTGTTGCACGATCTTAACCAGGCCAGCCGCTACTGCGATCATCTGGTAGTGCTGAAAAACGGCAACGTTCAGGCCGAAGGTTCACCGGAAGCGGTGCTGACGCCGCAGATGCTGCGTGAGGTCTTTCATCTGGAGGCGGAGATTCATCCGGAGCCTGTGTCGCTACGCCCGATGTGCGTAGTGAAATAA
- a CDS encoding HD-GYP domain-containing protein: protein MRIALKSALMLATRVIQIINPELHLHMQRTALIALELALAAGLSRQQQQTIFCAALLHDIGVLGDKRVIVSLNAIDNLDDPHQHRGAEMLDGLTTLAPILPIIRDHHFSPSHRGSLEQHIVYFADVFERLLSSDKTATTYQTDIVIDKFRALYQEIDPQLCQTLCQLAQKEHFWLHLNPGHIQRMLEIIGPINTIYIDINGLKDICLLIAKIVDTYSSFTASHSLMVGKISRLLATYINLPELECQKIEIAGYLHDIGKIYIPLAILEKQGELDDEELLQVREHSYMTGKLLSAFSELGEIINWAANHHEKLDGSGYPLHLNEDYLQLPDRIIAIADIFTALTEDRPYRHGMSLQQALQLIEADVINGALDKDVYRVLHQHAKALHAIITNTLHS, encoded by the coding sequence ATGCGTATCGCCTTAAAATCAGCATTGATGCTTGCCACCCGCGTCATACAAATCATTAACCCTGAATTACATCTTCATATGCAAAGAACGGCGCTGATTGCGCTGGAGCTTGCGCTCGCGGCCGGTTTGTCTCGTCAGCAACAACAGACCATTTTTTGCGCCGCTCTGCTGCACGATATCGGCGTACTGGGCGACAAAAGAGTTATCGTTTCACTCAACGCCATAGATAATCTCGACGACCCGCATCAGCATCGGGGAGCCGAAATGCTAGATGGGTTAACCACTCTGGCCCCTATTCTGCCGATTATCCGCGACCACCATTTTAGCCCGAGCCACAGAGGCAGCCTCGAACAGCATATTGTTTATTTTGCCGACGTTTTTGAGCGCCTGTTATCCAGCGATAAAACCGCCACCACCTATCAAACCGACATTGTCATTGATAAATTTCGTGCGCTATATCAGGAGATCGACCCGCAGCTGTGCCAGACCTTATGCCAGCTCGCCCAAAAGGAGCATTTTTGGCTGCATCTTAACCCCGGGCATATTCAGCGGATGCTGGAGATTATCGGCCCAATTAACACTATTTACATCGATATCAATGGTCTGAAAGACATCTGTTTATTGATCGCCAAAATTGTAGACACCTACAGCAGCTTTACCGCCAGCCACAGTCTGATGGTCGGGAAAATATCCCGATTGCTGGCAACCTACATAAATCTGCCGGAATTAGAGTGCCAAAAAATCGAAATCGCTGGCTATTTACATGATATTGGCAAAATCTATATCCCGTTGGCGATTCTGGAAAAACAGGGTGAACTGGATGACGAAGAGCTACTTCAGGTTCGTGAGCATAGCTACATGACCGGTAAACTGCTTAGCGCCTTTAGCGAACTTGGCGAGATCATTAACTGGGCCGCCAATCATCATGAAAAACTGGATGGCAGCGGTTATCCCCTTCACCTTAATGAGGATTATCTGCAGCTCCCGGACCGAATTATCGCCATCGCCGATATTTTTACCGCCCTCACCGAAGACCGCCCCTATCGCCACGGAATGAGCCTTCAGCAAGCATTACAGCTGATAGAGGCTGATGTTATAAATGGCGCGCTGGATAAAGACGTGTATCGCGTATTGCACCAGCATGCCAAAGCGCTCCACGCTATTATTACTAACACACTGCACTCTTGA